One uncultured Gellertiella sp. genomic window carries:
- a CDS encoding SOS response-associated peptidase → MCGRFSLTATPEEVRELFGLMELEEFPARYNIAPTQPILVIVSGERQEPGSNLPERRALLVRWGLTPGWVKDPKDFPLLINARAETAIGKASFRAAMRHRRILVPASGFYEWHRPSKESGEKSQAYWIRPKQGGIVAFAGLMETWASADGSEVDTGAILTVGANAAIARVHDRMPVVIAPEDFSRWLDCRTREPREIADLLRPAYEDYFEAIAVSDKVNAVRNVGPDLQAPVVPARALPAVKKVAGDTGQMSLF, encoded by the coding sequence ATGTGCGGTCGATTTTCACTCACGGCGACACCGGAAGAGGTGCGCGAACTGTTCGGGCTGATGGAGCTCGAAGAGTTTCCGGCGCGCTACAATATCGCTCCCACCCAACCGATCCTCGTGATCGTTTCCGGCGAAAGACAGGAGCCCGGCAGCAACCTGCCGGAGCGCCGCGCCCTTCTGGTGCGCTGGGGCCTGACACCGGGCTGGGTAAAGGATCCGAAGGATTTTCCGCTGCTGATCAATGCGCGGGCCGAAACCGCCATCGGCAAGGCCTCGTTTCGCGCCGCCATGCGCCACCGCCGCATTCTGGTCCCGGCCTCCGGCTTTTATGAATGGCACCGCCCGTCAAAGGAAAGCGGCGAAAAATCACAGGCTTACTGGATTCGTCCGAAGCAGGGCGGCATCGTGGCCTTTGCCGGCCTGATGGAAACCTGGGCCTCCGCCGATGGTTCCGAGGTCGATACCGGCGCCATCCTGACCGTCGGTGCCAATGCCGCGATTGCCCGTGTCCACGACCGGATGCCGGTTGTCATCGCCCCTGAGGATTTCAGCCGCTGGCTGGATTGCAGGACCCGGGAACCCCGCGAGATTGCCGACCTGCTCCGCCCGGCGTACGAGGACTATTTCGAGGCCATCGCCGTTTCCGACAAGGTGAATGCGGTGCGCAATGTCGGGCCGGATCTGCAAGCGCCGGTCGTTCCGGCACGGGCCCTGCCGGCCGTGAAGAAGGTGGCAGGCGACACCGGGCAGATGTCGCTGTTCTGA
- the pssA gene encoding CDP-diacylglycerol--serine O-phosphatidyltransferase, producing MQDALPPHELNGENDAARGPRLREIPIRLMVPNIITVLAICAGLSGIRLAFDARYEMAVAMVLLAAFLDGIDGRIARLLKASSKFGAQMDSLADIVNFGVAPGLVVYVYALGQARSFGWIAALVYAIAMCMRLARFNVMDERKIKAPWQSEYFVGVPAPAGAMLVMLPVYLGFLGVPASVYFAYASAIYTVVIALLLVSRLPVWSGKSGKRKIPRDLILPLMLLVVLYVAMLMTYTWEVMAATVVAYLASLPFGARAWHRQYGTLTVGDAGEAGPQGAESEIDRNL from the coding sequence ATGCAGGACGCACTTCCTCCCCATGAGCTGAACGGCGAGAATGACGCTGCGCGCGGTCCGCGCCTGCGCGAAATTCCGATCCGGCTGATGGTGCCGAACATCATCACGGTGCTGGCGATCTGCGCGGGCCTGAGCGGCATCCGCCTGGCATTCGACGCGCGCTATGAAATGGCTGTCGCCATGGTGCTGCTCGCCGCCTTCCTCGACGGCATCGACGGGCGCATCGCTAGGCTGCTGAAGGCCAGTTCCAAATTCGGCGCGCAGATGGATTCGCTCGCCGACATCGTCAATTTCGGCGTCGCCCCCGGACTTGTCGTCTATGTCTATGCGCTGGGCCAGGCCCGCTCCTTCGGCTGGATTGCAGCGCTGGTCTATGCCATCGCCATGTGCATGCGGCTGGCGCGCTTCAACGTCATGGACGAGCGCAAGATCAAGGCCCCCTGGCAGTCGGAATATTTTGTCGGCGTGCCCGCCCCAGCCGGGGCGATGCTGGTGATGCTGCCGGTCTATCTCGGCTTTCTCGGCGTGCCCGCCTCCGTCTATTTTGCCTATGCCAGCGCCATCTATACGGTGGTGATCGCCCTGCTGCTGGTCAGCCGCCTGCCGGTCTGGTCGGGCAAATCCGGCAAGCGCAAGATCCCGCGCGATCTCATCCTGCCGCTGATGCTGCTGGTCGTGCTCTATGTCGCGATGCTGATGACCTATACCTGGGAAGTGATGGCAGCGACCGTGGTGGCCTATCTCGCCTCCCTGCCCTTCGGCGCGCGCGCCTGGCATCGGCAATATGGCACGCTCACCGTGGGCGACGCTGGCGAAGCGGGACCCCAGGGTGCCGAATCCGAGATCGACAGAAATCTCTGA
- a CDS encoding phosphatidylserine decarboxylase: MSLLDTVRNVFVPIHKEGYRFIAMFFVASLLLGWLWQPLFWVGLILTLWCAYFFRDPVRVTPQDDDLVISPADGRVSSVQMMLPPADLNLGTEPMLRISVFMNVFNCHVNRAPMAGRITAIAYKEGSFLNAELDKASDENERNGLTIQTAHGEIGVVQIAGLVARRILCWARPLDQIAAGERFGLIRFGSRLDVYLPEGAKPRVMVGQIAVAGETVLAEFGSEKGPIIGRRD; this comes from the coding sequence ATGAGCCTTTTGGACACCGTGCGTAATGTTTTCGTGCCCATCCACAAGGAAGGCTACCGGTTCATCGCGATGTTTTTCGTCGCGTCGCTGCTGCTCGGATGGCTCTGGCAGCCGCTGTTCTGGGTTGGCCTGATCCTCACGCTCTGGTGCGCCTATTTCTTCCGTGATCCGGTCCGTGTCACCCCGCAGGATGACGATCTCGTCATCAGCCCCGCCGATGGCCGGGTCTCCTCGGTGCAGATGATGCTGCCGCCTGCCGATCTCAATCTCGGCACCGAACCGATGCTGCGCATCTCGGTGTTCATGAATGTCTTCAACTGCCATGTGAACCGCGCCCCGATGGCCGGTCGCATCACCGCCATTGCCTACAAGGAAGGCTCGTTCCTCAACGCCGAACTGGACAAGGCGAGCGACGAGAACGAGCGCAACGGGTTGACGATCCAGACCGCCCATGGCGAAATCGGCGTCGTGCAGATTGCCGGCCTGGTCGCCCGCCGGATTCTCTGCTGGGCCCGCCCGCTCGACCAGATTGCCGCCGGGGAGCGCTTCGGCCTGATCCGCTTTGGCTCGCGGCTGGATGTCTACCTGCCGGAGGGCGCAAAGCCGCGGGTGATGGTCGGCCAGATCGCGGTCGCCGGCGAAACCGTGCTGGCGGAATTCGGCTCCGAAAAAGGCCCGATCATCGGCCGCCGCGACTGA
- a CDS encoding ABC transporter ATP-binding protein/permease produces the protein MADKKKIVSADAKNPFDTLKNLWPYMWPAGRTDLKMRVLWATLYLVLAKFVLMAVPYFFKWSTDALNGKYDAVKLLPVFLVGAVALILAYNLTRMIQLGLNQLRDALFASVGQYAVRQLAYRTFVHMHRLSLRFHLERKTGGLSRIIERGTKGIETIVRFTILNTLPTLLEFVLTAIIFWWGYGFSYLAVTALTVWAYIWFTVKASDWRINIRRTMNDSDTEANTKAIDSLLNFETVKYFGNEDMEASRFDQSMARYEKSATDVWTSLGWLNFGQGVIFGIGTTVMLVMSGLAVQNHTQTIGDFVFINAMLLQLATPLNFIGFVYREIRQGLTDIEQMFDLLEVEAEVVDAPDAQPLSIAAGGIAFRDVHFAYDPDRPILKGISFEVPAGKTVAVVGPSGAGKSTLSRLLYRFYDIQSGAITIDGQDLRDVTQKSLRAAIGMVPQDTVLFNDTIAYNIRYGRPGSSDAEIMAAADIAQIGDFIKRLPDGPKTKVGERGLKLSGGEKQRVAIARTILKAPPILILDEATSALDTTTEREIQSALDVVSKNRTTLVIAHRLSTVINADEIIVLKDGMIAERGTHEKLLRTEGLYASMWNRQREATQAEEHLKKVREEDDLGVVTRLAPAH, from the coding sequence ATGGCGGACAAGAAGAAAATCGTCTCGGCAGATGCGAAGAACCCCTTCGACACGCTGAAGAATCTCTGGCCCTACATGTGGCCTGCGGGCCGGACCGACCTGAAGATGCGGGTGCTCTGGGCAACCCTCTATCTGGTGCTGGCCAAATTCGTGCTGATGGCGGTTCCCTATTTCTTCAAATGGTCGACCGATGCGCTGAACGGCAAATATGATGCGGTGAAGCTGCTGCCGGTCTTTCTGGTCGGGGCCGTGGCGCTGATCCTTGCCTATAACCTGACGCGGATGATCCAGCTCGGCCTCAACCAGCTGCGCGATGCGCTGTTTGCCAGCGTCGGGCAATATGCCGTGCGGCAGCTTGCCTATCGCACCTTCGTCCACATGCACCGCCTGTCGCTACGCTTTCATCTCGAGCGCAAGACCGGCGGCCTGTCGCGGATCATCGAGCGCGGCACCAAGGGCATCGAGACCATCGTCCGCTTCACCATCCTCAACACCCTGCCGACGCTGCTGGAATTCGTGCTGACGGCGATCATCTTCTGGTGGGGCTATGGCTTTTCCTATCTCGCCGTCACCGCGCTGACCGTCTGGGCCTATATCTGGTTCACGGTGAAGGCCAGCGACTGGCGCATCAACATTCGCCGGACGATGAATGACAGCGACACCGAGGCCAATACCAAGGCCATCGATTCGCTGCTGAACTTCGAGACCGTCAAGTATTTCGGCAACGAGGACATGGAAGCCTCGCGCTTCGACCAGTCGATGGCGCGCTACGAGAAATCGGCAACCGATGTCTGGACCTCGCTCGGCTGGCTGAACTTCGGCCAGGGCGTGATCTTCGGCATCGGTACCACGGTGATGCTGGTGATGTCCGGCCTTGCCGTGCAGAACCATACCCAGACGATCGGCGATTTCGTCTTCATCAATGCCATGCTGTTGCAGCTTGCCACCCCCCTCAATTTCATCGGCTTCGTCTACCGCGAAATCCGCCAGGGCCTGACCGATATCGAGCAGATGTTCGACCTGCTGGAGGTCGAGGCCGAGGTGGTGGATGCGCCGGATGCGCAGCCGCTGTCGATTGCTGCCGGTGGCATCGCCTTCAGGGACGTGCATTTTGCCTATGATCCCGACCGGCCGATCCTGAAGGGGATTTCCTTCGAGGTGCCTGCGGGCAAGACGGTGGCGGTGGTCGGTCCGTCGGGCGCGGGCAAATCCACGCTTTCGCGCCTGCTCTACCGCTTCTACGACATCCAGTCCGGTGCAATCACCATCGATGGCCAGGACCTGCGCGATGTCACCCAGAAGAGCCTGCGTGCCGCCATCGGCATGGTGCCGCAGGATACGGTGCTGTTCAACGATACCATCGCCTACAATATCCGCTATGGCCGACCCGGCTCCAGCGACGCGGAGATCATGGCTGCCGCCGACATCGCCCAGATCGGCGATTTCATCAAGCGCCTGCCGGACGGGCCGAAGACCAAGGTCGGCGAACGCGGGCTGAAGCTGTCGGGCGGCGAGAAGCAGCGCGTGGCGATTGCCCGCACCATCCTCAAGGCGCCGCCGATCCTGATCCTCGACGAGGCGACCTCGGCGCTCGACACCACCACCGAGCGGGAAATCCAGTCGGCACTGGACGTGGTGTCGAAGAACCGCACCACGCTTGTCATCGCCCACCGTCTTTCGACTGTCATCAATGCCGACGAGATTATCGTGCTGAAGGACGGCATGATCGCCGAGCGCGGCACCCACGAGAAGCTGCTCCGGACCGAAGGCCTCTATGCCTCGATGTGGAACCGCCAGCGCGAGGCGACCCAGGCCGAGGAACACCTGAAGAAGGTCCGCGAGGAAGACGACCTCGGCGTGGTGACCCGGCTGGCACCGGCGCACTGA
- a CDS encoding LysM peptidoglycan-binding domain-containing protein has product MNQTQKGVLIAIVVALLGGGAYLLLKQKQEAAPAAASTAASTTAPENGMTDLGAALDKTSRLIADAGAATVAMKDLFKDGKMPDSVTLASAQARVETALKAVTAMDVPANAAGAAADMLKKAHGNAMAALTILKTLPADREGILATLAHVEAALAGKTAAPAPTPVTPAAPATPAVPAAPSASTTEPPAATPAATPAATADVFRKVPAFDLLRVEPDGSTVIAGHASEGDRIDVLDGDKVVSTTTASTGGDFAAIFETPLAPGDHQLTLRATGKDGKQVLSEEVATVSVPKDKNGDLLAMVSKPGEASRVITAPGTKAAATTAEATTAPAASSTTTTAPAAEPAAPTVKAALQISAVELEGDKVYIAGTADPKARVMAYADDKPIGETATGDDGHFVVDGTMPLTIGKHRIRVDQLAGDGKVAFRAEVPFDRPEGEQVAAVATPGSGTTAGQADTMQPLGDGTFDRRREEAVKAFSLLQKLFEGGKTPSAEELAAARSATVIALQSLADFALPADADKASADMVAKTRDSAMKALALLKTLPADASGAAPVIAQIAELIHQTVAPAGSGSTDGTAAPAAAPAAAPASSAGEPAKVAQAPLTGSNSTVIIRKGDTLWQISRRVYGRGVRYTTIYLANKQQISNPDRILPGQVFGVPDKALPNAEELHRQRLKGEKIK; this is encoded by the coding sequence ATGAACCAGACTCAAAAAGGCGTGCTGATCGCCATCGTCGTCGCGCTCCTCGGTGGCGGTGCCTATCTCCTGCTTAAGCAGAAGCAGGAGGCCGCCCCGGCTGCCGCCAGCACCGCAGCCAGCACGACAGCGCCGGAAAACGGCATGACCGATCTCGGTGCCGCCCTCGACAAGACCAGCCGGTTGATTGCCGATGCAGGCGCGGCGACCGTGGCGATGAAGGATCTGTTCAAGGACGGCAAGATGCCTGACAGCGTCACGCTGGCATCGGCCCAGGCCAGGGTGGAAACCGCGCTGAAAGCCGTGACCGCGATGGATGTCCCCGCCAATGCCGCGGGCGCTGCCGCCGACATGCTGAAGAAGGCACATGGCAATGCCATGGCGGCCCTGACCATTCTGAAGACCCTGCCCGCCGACCGGGAAGGCATTCTCGCCACGCTCGCACATGTCGAGGCCGCGCTTGCCGGCAAGACGGCGGCCCCAGCCCCAACTCCCGTGACCCCTGCCGCCCCCGCAACTCCTGCCGTGCCTGCGGCACCCTCCGCCTCCACCACTGAACCACCTGCGGCCACGCCTGCCGCGACCCCTGCGGCAACTGCGGATGTCTTCCGCAAGGTCCCCGCCTTCGACCTGCTGCGGGTCGAGCCGGATGGCTCGACCGTCATTGCCGGTCACGCGAGCGAAGGCGACAGGATCGATGTGCTGGATGGCGACAAGGTCGTGTCTACGACCACAGCCAGCACCGGCGGCGATTTCGCCGCGATCTTCGAAACACCGCTTGCCCCCGGCGATCACCAGTTGACGCTGCGTGCCACCGGCAAGGATGGCAAGCAGGTGCTGTCGGAAGAAGTCGCCACGGTCTCGGTTCCGAAAGACAAGAACGGCGATCTGCTGGCCATGGTGTCGAAGCCCGGCGAGGCGAGCCGCGTGATCACCGCCCCCGGCACCAAAGCGGCTGCGACCACGGCGGAAGCCACAACGGCACCGGCCGCATCATCCACCACCACGACAGCACCGGCCGCAGAACCGGCAGCGCCAACCGTCAAGGCTGCCTTGCAGATTTCCGCCGTCGAGCTTGAGGGCGACAAGGTGTATATCGCCGGAACCGCCGATCCGAAGGCCCGGGTCATGGCCTATGCCGACGACAAGCCGATCGGCGAGACCGCAACCGGCGATGACGGCCATTTCGTCGTCGACGGCACCATGCCGCTCACCATCGGCAAGCACAGGATCCGCGTCGACCAGCTTGCCGGCGACGGCAAGGTGGCATTCCGGGCCGAAGTGCCCTTCGACCGGCCCGAGGGCGAACAGGTGGCCGCCGTCGCCACGCCCGGCTCCGGCACCACCGCCGGTCAGGCCGACACCATGCAGCCGCTCGGTGACGGCACCTTCGACCGCCGCCGCGAAGAGGCGGTCAAGGCCTTCTCCCTGCTGCAAAAGCTGTTTGAGGGCGGCAAGACCCCGTCGGCGGAAGAATTGGCCGCCGCCCGCTCGGCAACCGTGATCGCGCTGCAGTCGCTGGCCGATTTCGCCCTGCCCGCCGACGCCGACAAGGCCTCCGCAGATATGGTGGCAAAGACCCGTGACAGTGCGATGAAGGCGCTGGCGCTGCTGAAAACCCTGCCTGCCGATGCCAGCGGTGCAGCCCCCGTCATCGCGCAGATTGCCGAACTCATCCACCAGACCGTCGCCCCCGCAGGCAGCGGCAGCACGGATGGCACGGCGGCCCCCGCAGCAGCCCCCGCCGCAGCTCCGGCATCTTCGGCGGGTGAGCCGGCAAAGGTCGCGCAGGCCCCGCTCACGGGCAGCAACAGCACCGTCATCATCCGCAAGGGCGATACGCTCTGGCAGATCTCGCGCCGTGTCTATGGCCGTGGCGTGCGCTACACGACCATCTATCTCGCCAACAAGCAGCAGATCAGCAATCCGGATCGCATCCTGCCCGGCCAGGTGTTCGGCGTGCCGGACAAGGCACTGCCGAATGCGGAAGAGCTGCACCGCCAGCGGCTGAAGGGCGAGAAGATCAAATAA
- a CDS encoding TIGR00730 family Rossman fold protein: MTKPSETIRSICVYCGSQPGQDAAYLEAAEILGQSIADHGLRLVYGGGTTGIMGAVGRAVKAHGGGVTGIIPEFLLGRENNRRDNGFIDDVVVTPDMHARKHLMFERADAFVTLPGGIGTLEEIVEIMTWAQLGRHRKPMVLANINRFWDPLTALISHMAGEGFIHTAHLVQPLVIDNAAAIVPSILKAARENGVPEGDATIISKM; this comes from the coding sequence ATGACAAAACCATCAGAGACGATTCGATCCATCTGCGTCTATTGCGGTTCCCAGCCGGGACAGGATGCAGCCTATCTCGAGGCCGCCGAAATTCTCGGCCAGTCGATTGCCGACCATGGCCTGCGGCTGGTCTATGGCGGCGGCACGACGGGCATCATGGGGGCGGTCGGCCGGGCGGTGAAGGCGCATGGCGGCGGGGTCACCGGCATCATTCCGGAATTCCTGCTCGGCCGGGAAAACAACCGCCGCGACAATGGCTTCATCGACGATGTCGTCGTCACGCCCGACATGCATGCGCGAAAACACCTGATGTTCGAGCGGGCCGACGCCTTCGTGACGCTGCCCGGCGGCATCGGCACGCTGGAAGAGATCGTCGAGATCATGACCTGGGCGCAGCTTGGCCGTCATCGCAAGCCGATGGTGCTTGCCAATATCAACCGCTTCTGGGACCCGCTGACAGCGCTGATTTCCCACATGGCAGGCGAGGGCTTCATCCACACCGCCCATCTGGTCCAGCCGCTGGTCATCGACAATGCTGCCGCCATCGTGCCGTCGATCCTGAAGGCCGCACGCGAAAATGGCGTCCCCGAAGGAGACGCCACCATCATTTCGAAGATGTAG
- the rarD gene encoding EamA family transporter RarD, with protein sequence MTDETVAIAPKNEDSMRGFAFALGAYLLWGFLPFYMKALAHISPAEVIAHRILWSLPVAGAVLYVQNRTADLKAALGSRRTLLLACMTATLITVNWGLYVWAIGAGRALDTALGYYINPLFSVLLGALLLKEKLHLAQKVAIALAFAAVAVLTIEAGGLPWVSLGLTVSWGFYALFRKTLPVGPNQGFFLEVMILALPALGYVIYLQSTGQGHFLTGPSPVADTSMLAGCGLVTAVPLMLYANGAKLLKLSTIGIMQYIAPTMIFLSAVFIFGEPFGKAQMIAFPLIWLALIVYTSALVQQARARNR encoded by the coding sequence ATGACGGATGAGACGGTCGCGATTGCGCCGAAGAACGAAGACAGCATGCGCGGTTTTGCCTTTGCGCTGGGGGCCTATCTGCTGTGGGGCTTCCTGCCCTTCTACATGAAGGCGCTGGCGCATATTTCGCCTGCCGAAGTGATCGCCCACCGCATCCTGTGGTCGCTGCCCGTCGCCGGTGCGGTGCTCTACGTCCAAAACCGGACGGCGGACCTGAAGGCGGCTCTCGGTTCGCGCCGCACCCTGCTGCTCGCCTGCATGACCGCAACGCTGATCACCGTCAACTGGGGCCTCTATGTCTGGGCAATCGGTGCGGGCCGGGCGCTGGATACGGCACTTGGCTATTACATCAATCCGCTGTTCAGCGTGCTGCTGGGGGCGCTGCTGCTCAAGGAAAAGCTGCATCTGGCGCAGAAGGTCGCGATTGCGCTGGCCTTCGCCGCCGTCGCGGTGCTCACCATCGAGGCGGGCGGGCTGCCCTGGGTGTCGCTGGGGCTGACCGTTTCCTGGGGCTTCTACGCGCTGTTTCGCAAGACCCTGCCGGTCGGGCCGAACCAGGGATTCTTTCTGGAGGTGATGATCCTGGCGCTGCCCGCGCTCGGCTATGTCATCTATCTCCAGTCAACCGGCCAGGGCCATTTCCTCACCGGCCCCTCGCCCGTCGCCGATACGTCGATGCTGGCCGGCTGCGGCCTTGTCACCGCCGTGCCGCTGATGCTTTACGCCAATGGCGCCAAGCTGCTGAAGCTGTCGACCATCGGGATCATGCAATATATCGCCCCGACGATGATCTTCCTCTCCGCCGTGTTCATCTTCGGCGAACCCTTCGGCAAGGCGCAGATGATCGCCTTCCCGCTGATCTGGCTGGCGCTGATCGTCTATACCAGCGCGCTGGTGCAGCAGGCCCGCGCCCGCAACCGCTGA